In Emcibacter nanhaiensis, the sequence TGGCGTGATGGCGCATCATGCTCCGGTTGTCTCTACCCTGAAAACCGGCATCATCGAAGTCCATGACGGCGGCAGCATGAAAAAACTGCTGGTGCACGGCGGCTTTGCCGAGGTCAACCCGAACGGTCTGACCATCCTGGCCGAAGAAGCCTATGCGCCGGGTGAACTGGACCGCGCCGAACTGGAGGCCGAGCTGAAGGATGCCCGCGAAGATGTGGCCGACGCCAAGGACGACCTGCACCGCGCTCGTGCGGAAAAGGTCCGCGATCGCCTGGTGAACATTCTGGCTGCCCTGGACGAGCTGGCCGCCTGAGGCGAACCCAAGGAATCATAGAAAACCCCGCAGTTTCGGCTGCGGGGTTTTTTGTTGCCGTTTCTCTTGCCCGCCCTCAGTCTATCCCAGGGTAATCATGAACTGGCTGGCGAAATGTTCGCGCAGTTGTTTCAGGGTGACCCGGTGGTTCTGGGGCCCTTGATGGGAAATGGTCCGCGTAGCCATCAAACTGGCGATCCGTCCTGTGGTTGGCCAGTCATGACCCATCATCAGGCCAAAGATGATACCCGCCCGATAGGCATCCCCGCAGCCGGTGGAATCCACAGGATCTTCTGTCGGGACGGCGGGAATATTGAACCGGTTATCGCGGGTATGGATGACCGATCCTTCGATCCCGTTG encodes:
- a CDS encoding F0F1 ATP synthase subunit epsilon, with the protein product MADKIHFELVSPEKLLLSEDADMVVVPGSEGDFGVMAHHAPVVSTLKTGIIEVHDGGSMKKLLVHGGFAEVNPNGLTILAEEAYAPGELDRAELEAELKDAREDVADAKDDLHRARAEKVRDRLVNILAALDELAA